One Vibrio quintilis DNA segment encodes these proteins:
- a CDS encoding sensor domain-containing diguanylate cyclase produces MIRKSVYRRFILYFMMFGMCIITLFLYLISQSEKPILENSIRDAVVFQQKHIFSVLQRFSFSATHVVNTLVNSHEINNYLADRKETNLLPVNNLMKNIISIDPSFYRAELLDQDNQVLLSLYRREQSLQNDHSLKGTHREYIPRLSSKMSHHIWFSEIISSHSLFSGSNFFHMLYASYPLYTNQQYSGSVVFYFDIDTLLNFLTGDDSLDIYITDQKGKILFSSDQMDSISQGEAKFFQSTFGISDIRSEQQLKLKGFSFMPLGTLYSGQGLMLFCRASSEFLREKSDWYNAVVVEIFVIVIIFSFCFGIIIAIGPSRTVDKLKTVSKEKNTYMRLLDQYVPVFETDRYGVITRCNQAFCLLSQYSESELTGKLSTVLNFNKSDSSIAHIKSVLEAGLPWQGEVHYISKRGKEFWLFSTVIPIYGERRELQGYMSISTDKTDKKQLEVMVEIDSLTEIHNRAKLNKCLSQEYERMKRYGTTCSVIMIDVDFFKQVNDNYGHFIGDKVLYQLAIVLNQSTRMVDDVGRWGGEEFMIVCPETALNDAVVLAEKIRMKVATHHFPDAGRLTVSLGVEEMNPEQSLQSILEKADYYLYEAKNNGRNCVMSRVEHHQDSA; encoded by the coding sequence GTGATCAGAAAAAGTGTTTACCGAAGATTTATTCTTTATTTCATGATGTTTGGTATGTGTATTATCACTCTGTTTTTATATCTGATTAGTCAGAGTGAAAAGCCAATACTTGAAAATTCGATCAGGGATGCGGTTGTTTTTCAGCAGAAACACATTTTTTCTGTATTACAAAGGTTTTCTTTCTCTGCGACGCATGTCGTAAATACATTAGTAAACAGTCATGAAATAAATAATTATCTGGCAGATAGAAAAGAGACAAATTTACTACCGGTCAATAATCTGATGAAGAATATAATCAGTATAGACCCCTCTTTTTACCGGGCTGAGTTACTTGATCAGGATAATCAGGTTTTACTGTCATTATATCGTCGTGAGCAGAGTTTGCAGAATGATCATTCTCTGAAAGGGACACACCGTGAATATATTCCCCGGCTGTCTTCTAAAATGAGCCATCATATATGGTTTTCTGAGATCATATCCAGCCACAGCCTGTTTAGCGGCAGTAATTTTTTTCATATGTTATATGCCAGTTACCCGCTGTACACCAATCAACAGTATTCCGGGAGTGTTGTGTTCTATTTTGACATTGACACCCTGCTGAATTTTTTAACCGGTGATGACAGTCTGGATATTTATATAACTGATCAAAAAGGGAAAATATTATTCTCTTCAGATCAAATGGATTCGATAAGTCAGGGAGAGGCTAAATTTTTTCAGAGTACATTTGGCATCAGTGACATCCGTTCAGAACAGCAACTCAAACTGAAAGGTTTCTCTTTCATGCCACTGGGTACGTTGTATAGCGGGCAGGGCTTAATGCTTTTTTGTCGTGCCAGTTCAGAGTTTCTCCGGGAAAAGTCGGACTGGTACAACGCTGTTGTAGTAGAAATTTTTGTTATTGTGATTATTTTTTCCTTTTGCTTTGGAATTATTATTGCAATTGGTCCATCCCGTACGGTTGATAAATTAAAGACAGTTTCAAAAGAAAAAAATACTTATATGCGACTGTTAGATCAATATGTTCCGGTATTTGAAACGGACCGGTATGGTGTCATTACCCGGTGTAATCAGGCATTTTGTTTACTCAGTCAGTACAGTGAGTCTGAATTAACCGGAAAGCTGTCGACTGTACTGAATTTCAATAAATCGGATTCCAGTATTGCGCATATAAAAAGTGTGCTTGAAGCGGGTCTGCCGTGGCAGGGAGAAGTACATTATATTTCCAAACGCGGTAAAGAATTCTGGCTGTTCAGCACTGTGATTCCAATTTATGGTGAACGGCGTGAACTGCAGGGATATATGTCTATCTCGACAGATAAAACAGATAAAAAGCAGCTTGAAGTGATGGTTGAAATCGATTCCTTAACGGAAATTCATAACCGGGCAAAGCTGAATAAATGCCTAAGTCAGGAATATGAGCGGATGAAGCGTTATGGAACAACCTGCTCAGTGATTATGATCGATGTTGATTTTTTTAAGCAGGTGAATGATAACTACGGACATTTCATTGGTGACAAGGTGCTTTATCAGCTGGCTATTGTGCTGAATCAGTCGACCCGGATGGTTGATGATGTCGGCCGCTGGGGCGGGGAAGAGTTTATGATTGTGTGTCCTGAAACCGCTTTAAATGATGCAGTGGTGCTTGCTGAAAAAATCAGAATGAAAGTGGCAACACATC
- a CDS encoding OmpA family protein — protein sequence MNILKMNKWMTLFLQVSLALGAIAFLSYCSIVDFYPKNIQFGDGIFLLFIFAVSGILITLNITIFSISASALVNTIVILYRLPSFLLKSLSVTKKEKQLRWMVLSGMINKFIKDNSISSLYFIGLISLVILTPFIYHYAVINQLTMLATVEILVCFIYVGITCRIYAAYKNKNIPVTLVAMAILVSPYLVLNHVFHHALITVMEQTGIRNSNVSLFVDQKYLPVVNDAIHQNELSNYTADSLNQDYGRLDHVDVLFTGVGDTSLISMKDQSRRVHLALPSGAFHIEKMQLNRDISDLVEAISLSCTDTFEKDKVVFNQSRLQLNFHGSYGNFKVGEYEVSQKYQRVLISTLQPLLKVLSENDSLIQSVEIIGLSSEEWKGSKDDSDAYRYNYDLSVKRALAVSDVIFESKELKKYASWLGKKMMIRGELSNHESDSRKVLIRIHLKH from the coding sequence ATGAATATATTAAAGATGAATAAATGGATGACGCTGTTTCTTCAGGTTAGTCTTGCTCTTGGAGCAATCGCCTTTCTGTCATATTGTTCTATTGTTGATTTCTATCCGAAAAATATACAGTTTGGTGACGGAATATTTCTGCTGTTTATTTTTGCTGTTTCAGGAATTCTTATCACATTAAATATTACCATCTTTTCAATATCAGCTTCAGCGCTGGTTAACACCATTGTTATTTTATATCGGTTACCATCATTTTTATTGAAATCTCTTTCTGTGACTAAAAAAGAGAAACAATTACGATGGATGGTATTATCCGGTATGATTAATAAATTTATTAAAGATAATTCAATTTCTTCACTTTATTTTATTGGGTTGATTAGTTTAGTTATCCTGACACCTTTTATTTACCATTATGCAGTAATTAATCAACTGACTATGCTTGCAACTGTGGAGATCTTAGTTTGTTTCATTTATGTTGGAATAACCTGCAGAATCTATGCAGCTTATAAGAATAAAAATATTCCTGTGACTTTAGTGGCGATGGCTATTTTAGTGTCTCCTTATCTTGTGCTTAATCATGTGTTTCATCATGCATTAATTACGGTGATGGAGCAGACCGGTATAAGAAATAGCAATGTTTCTTTATTTGTTGATCAGAAATATCTTCCCGTAGTAAATGATGCAATCCATCAGAATGAACTTTCAAACTACACAGCAGACTCTTTAAATCAGGATTATGGCCGGCTGGATCATGTCGATGTGCTTTTCACCGGTGTCGGTGATACAAGCCTGATCAGCATGAAAGATCAAAGCAGACGAGTTCATCTTGCGCTGCCATCAGGTGCTTTCCATATTGAGAAAATGCAGCTGAACCGGGATATCAGCGATTTGGTTGAAGCTATTTCTTTGTCCTGTACTGATACGTTTGAAAAAGATAAAGTTGTGTTTAATCAATCCCGGCTGCAGCTTAATTTTCATGGTTCTTATGGGAACTTTAAGGTCGGTGAATATGAGGTTTCTCAAAAATATCAACGGGTTCTGATTTCAACATTACAACCATTATTGAAAGTGCTGTCTGAAAATGATTCATTGATTCAGTCGGTAGAAATTATCGGACTGTCCAGTGAAGAGTGGAAAGGTTCAAAAGATGATTCAGATGCATATCGTTACAACTATGACCTTTCTGTGAAACGTGCTCTGGCTGTATCTGATGTTATTTTTGAAAGTAAAGAACTGAAAAAATATGCTTCCTGGCTGGGTAAAAAAATGATGATTCGTGGTGAGTTATCAAACCACGAAAGTGACAGCCGGAAAGTTCTGATCAGAATTCATCTGAAACATTAA